The Periophthalmus magnuspinnatus isolate fPerMag1 chromosome 10, fPerMag1.2.pri, whole genome shotgun sequence genome segment gtGTCAAAGATGGATACAAATACAAGGCCTACTACCTAATAGGTGTCAACcgttttatttgtttgattaTTAAATCCAAAGTCAGAAAGGCAACAGTATAAATACTTGCTCTGAACAACACAACACTGTTATATATTTACAATCTTGCGCCGAGTCACTAACAACAAAGCCAATGAAGATCAGAAAAAGCCAAACCCAGCCTTGCCgtttataatataaataacttttatcCTCCAATGAGAGTTAAAATCCCCACCAGCATATGCTTGGAGATTTAGGCACACATGGTAGCCTCAGTGTTGTGAGACTGATTCACAACCGTGATTTTGCTAAATGTCTCTCCCTACTCTTTActccatttacatttacacatgcCCGTTCCAATAAAGCCAACGGGCAAGTAAATCTTTAAAGTAAAGAAAGTAAACACCAGTCCACTACACAACTGGGGCACAATTCAACCAACCCCCCATTTCCTTTATTGTCATAAAACACCTGTGTCATGGACCCTTACTATTCGTCTCCACCACGACGCATTCTATATTTCTCTAAAAACTCAGCATGCTTCTGGCTGAGAATTTCTCTCTGCTTTTCAAAGCTGTTGACCCTGTAACATGGATATAAAGAAGTAAATTGGttgaaaaatattacaaaactagaaaacTCACATTTAACAGTGAGACTATGGACATACCTGGCTCGTTCTTTTGCTTCATTGTAAATTGCAGTTATAACTCTGTCCTTCTCATCCATATAATTAGTATGGATTTCCTCCAATTTtctgttaaaacaaatattatgacTATTCTGTACACTGCAAATAGGAATATAGACAAGTTATACTGATTTGAATTAAGactattatacaaaattaatAACTTTGACTTATCAAGTAAACATGGCTTATGAGTAatcttattttttcacaatgagAATTATTCTACCCTGTCACATTATTAACAGACATTAACTTTAGCAGCATGACAAAATACAGCAAAAATAGCAGCAAGTAATTACAAGAAATTAGTAATCTATTCTGTACCTGAATAGGAGGTAATGAACCCCAACACTCAACACCATTGCAATAATGCAATAACCTAGCACACGCAGGTTTTGGGTCCTCCTCTTCTGCCATGCTTCTGTTGACATGTTATGCGCATTAGACTGACGAAACTGTTCCCAATAACGTTGATTTTCATTTGCCTCTGAACTGAAATGGTGAAAAAACTTTTATGGACATTTGGAGGATAAAAGGTAGATTGTTGAAATTGTTCATTTATACCTGAATTTGTTTCCAGGATGTGTGTATTTAAAGTCAGATCCATAAGTCTGATGAGCATTGTATGGATGTCTAAGCTTTAGGTCATACTCTTTTCGGCTTTTATCTTTGCTCAGAATTCTGTAGGCCTCGTTTAGCTTCACAAACTGGCTGTGGAGCTCTGGATTAGAGGGGTCCCTGTCTGGATGCAcctgcaaaataataaataatacacagaataaaaaataaataattgctgAATATGATAGATGACAGATGCTGaatttaaacaaagaaaaaaataccttTTTAGATATGtcaaaaaaagcattttttatttccTCCAAGGTTGCATCTGATTTGACTCCCAAAAGTTCATAATGGTTTAGAGATTTTCTGTggtaaaaaaaatccaaacaaaattttaaattgtcaatgaatgtaaacacatatTAAATTGATAAAATCAAACCTGTGTATGCGACTCTGAGATAACAATCGTATGCCACCCTTGTAGCACCACAGACAGGTCTGACATAAGCGGAGCTGGGCCTCTAACTGCATTATGGAGAACTGGGGACAGCCTGCAAGATAAGGATGTTAAGAATTAAAATGATAGTAATTACACTGTAATATAACTTTAGAAAGTGTGACTACAGATGTAACAATATTTCATGCCATATGTAAGAAGGACCTACATTTCCCAAACCCAAAAAGGGTAGTGTTGCTGTAAAACAGTTAAGACACAattctttaaataaaaacatatttagccaGGGTTCACCTTGTGTGTTTAGTGATGAAAATGATGATGCCTTCACACTGGCCTCACCTCATGGCACGACCCTGCAGGCAGAGGGTACCAGGCAGAGGGAGAGGTTAACAGGCAGAGGAGGAATGGCACCAGGCAGAGGGGGAATGGCACCAGGCAGAGGGGGAATGGCACCAGACAGAGGGGGAATGGCACCAGGCAGAGGAAGCTCAAAGCGTCATGGCTGTAGGACGCTGTGGACAGAGAGATTgtcgctgttgttgttgttgtcacgTAGCACATTTAAGAGCCGTTTTTGTAATTTGCTATGAATACGAATGCATTTAAATTCACAGCATACTGTTAAATTTCTTACAGCGTATATTAGGTACATCATGTTCTACATACGAGTTACTGCAATAGTTCGGACTAAGCTAACATTCGATGCACAGAAGTAACAAATACTACTTTATGTCTATAACAGCCCACATTCAAGGCACTAAAGCAATAAAAGCTAAATAAATACACCAAAAATCCTACCAGCAGTTTAGTTTCATAAGAGTTAGGAGCAGAACTGCGAATGTTGCATAAATCTTACAGTGCCAAGTTAGCCACAGGTTCATCCAACAGTACGTCGCAAAACCGgaaactttcaaaataaaacattaactttGATTACAGGAGGCGAGTAGATATGGACAAGTTACAACACAGGGAATTATTAAATAGCAGTGACCTCAAATAGATGAATCTTGAGATTAGAAAGagcctgatttatttatttatgtattttgttgacAATCGTCTAACGCTATTTATCCATTGACCCGCCAGAGGGCGCTAGTCGTCAGTTCAAATACGGAAGAAGACGCTATTCACTGGTTAGGGGTAAAAATTGTGCCGATTACATTtatgattttaattatttatttattttttacttaagttggCCTTGGATGTGGTTTCTGATGCTATCTGTGTGAAATGCCTCTTTTCGACAAATGACGAGAGGCCTGTCTAGTCTAAATCATAATGGACCCGGAGGTATCATTGCTGCTGCACTGTGCACACTGGAAAGGACTCAGAAAGTGTCAGGTACAAGTGGAGCTCTCAGAAAGGTACGGtttacaagaaaataaaaagattatttaaaaaaaaaagatgtatatgtatatatttactaTGCCTGTCTTTTACTTATCCTCCTGTCatattgttttatatgtaaaatcacttaaacttttgactgaaatCTGTTTTATGGAATTAGGTATAACAGGCAAACAGATCCAGCACTTGAAGAACATATTGAAAAATTATGGAAAGAGAGGCTTGCCAAAGAGCCCTGGATTTTCAATGGAGCAAAGTTCAGGCTACACTCTTTCTCACTGGCTTGTCACAAAAACTCTGAGGCTGAAGATACAtacaacaaaaactacaaagAAGATGTAGTGGAGTGTAACACCAAACAAGGAGTTACTTTTTCAGCTATTGATGACTGTGTTGGAAATAGAGCGACTGCGCTAGCATCAAAAGAATCTCGATGGCAAGAAGAATGTGTCCTTACTCTGCGGTTAGGTCTGACCAACTATAAAGATTACCTTGGTACTAACTGGTCAGGACAGGCAGAGGAGCTGTGTAGACGTGGGGAAATGGAGTTCGATGATGCATTGTCTCTCCTCGCTCAGCCCCTGGGAGTTGGGGCTATCCTG includes the following:
- the dnajc4 gene encoding dnaJ homolog subfamily C member 4 encodes the protein MQLEAQLRLCQTCLWCYKGGIRLLSQSRIHRKSLNHYELLGVKSDATLEEIKNAFFDISKKVHPDRDPSNPELHSQFVKLNEAYRILSKDKSRKEYDLKLRHPYNAHQTYGSDFKYTHPGNKFSSEANENQRYWEQFRQSNAHNMSTEAWQKRRTQNLRVLGYCIIAMVLSVGVHYLLFRKLEEIHTNYMDEKDRVITAIYNEAKERARVNSFEKQREILSQKHAEFLEKYRMRRGGDE
- the nudt22 gene encoding uridine diphosphate glucose pyrophosphatase NUDT22, which produces MDPEVSLLLHCAHWKGLRKCQVQVELSERYNRQTDPALEEHIEKLWKERLAKEPWIFNGAKFRLHSFSLACHKNSEAEDTYNKNYKEDVVECNTKQGVTFSAIDDCVGNRATALASKESRWQEECVLTLRLGLTNYKDYLGTNWSGQAEELCRRGEMEFDDALSLLAQPLGVGAILCTVDEQIVFIRRSQRVAEAGGLLDIPGGHPEPKAVCENLGLKICEEKISLVMLGPVAVVTELFSSVCAEIRDEINIPLNFLGEPLLIGIALNHTSAGRPSAEFYISCSLTSDQVKRLYLKGGAEANESTDIIFVSKKTVLQLDQTSNLWPELCPSAKGAVLLYQTVKPDTNGD